In Streptomyces sp. NBC_01707, a genomic segment contains:
- a CDS encoding acyl-CoA dehydrogenase family protein, producing the protein MRRTVFNEDHEAFRETIRAFIEAEVAPVYDEWFAAGQAPRDFYYKLGELGIFGINVPEEFGGAGLDTHKFEAVLYEETARAGVSFGGSGVHVLLALPYIKMLATDEQLKRYLTKFVTGEEMWALAMTEPGTGSDVAGMKTTAKLSEDGTHYVLNGAKTFITGGVHADRVIVCARTSAPREDDRRFGISLFAVDTKSEGYSIGRKLDKLGLRTSDTAELAFVDVKVPVEDLLGEENKGFGYLGTNLASERWGIAFGAYAQAAAAVRFAKSYVQDRTVFGKTVASFQNTKFELAACQAEVDAAEAVADRALEALDAGELTAAEAASAKLFCTEVAHRVIDRCLQLHGGYGFMNEYPIARLYADNRVNRIYGGTSEVMKSIIAKSMGL; encoded by the coding sequence GTGCGCCGTACGGTATTCAACGAGGACCACGAGGCGTTCCGGGAGACCATCCGCGCCTTCATCGAGGCCGAGGTCGCGCCCGTCTACGACGAGTGGTTCGCCGCCGGCCAGGCACCGCGCGACTTCTACTACAAGCTCGGCGAGCTGGGCATATTCGGCATCAACGTCCCCGAGGAGTTCGGCGGCGCGGGCCTGGACACGCACAAGTTCGAGGCCGTCCTCTACGAGGAGACCGCGCGCGCGGGCGTCTCCTTCGGCGGCTCCGGCGTGCACGTGCTGCTCGCCCTGCCGTACATCAAGATGCTCGCCACCGACGAGCAGTTGAAGCGCTACCTGACGAAGTTCGTCACCGGCGAGGAGATGTGGGCGCTGGCGATGACCGAGCCGGGCACCGGCTCCGACGTCGCGGGCATGAAGACCACCGCCAAGCTCTCCGAGGACGGCACGCACTACGTCCTCAACGGCGCCAAGACCTTCATCACCGGTGGCGTGCACGCCGACCGCGTGATCGTGTGCGCCCGCACCTCCGCCCCGCGCGAGGACGACCGCCGCTTCGGCATCTCCCTCTTCGCCGTGGACACCAAGTCCGAGGGCTACTCCATCGGCCGCAAGCTCGACAAGCTCGGACTGCGCACCTCCGACACCGCCGAGCTGGCGTTCGTCGACGTGAAGGTGCCCGTCGAGGACCTCCTCGGTGAGGAGAACAAGGGCTTCGGCTACCTCGGCACCAACCTGGCGTCCGAGCGCTGGGGCATCGCCTTCGGCGCGTACGCGCAGGCCGCTGCCGCCGTCCGGTTCGCCAAGAGCTACGTGCAGGACCGCACGGTCTTCGGCAAGACCGTCGCCTCGTTCCAGAACACCAAGTTCGAGCTGGCCGCCTGCCAGGCCGAGGTGGACGCCGCCGAGGCCGTCGCCGACCGCGCGCTGGAGGCCCTCGACGCCGGCGAGCTGACCGCCGCCGAGGCCGCCTCCGCGAAGCTGTTCTGCACCGAGGTCGCGCACCGCGTGATCGACCGCTGCCTGCAGCTGCACGGTGGCTACGGCTTCATGAACGAGTACCCGATCGCGCGCCTGTACGCGGACAACCGCGTCAACCGCATCTACGGCGGCACCAGCGAGGTCATGAAGTCGATCATCGCCAAGTCCATGGGCCTGTAG
- the tesB gene encoding acyl-CoA thioesterase II has translation MSSALESLLDLLDLEQIERDIFRGTSRSAVVPRVFGGQVAAQALVAAGRTVPADRTAHSLHSYFLRMGDPGAPIVYSVDRIRDGRSFTTRRVVAVQHGQPIFHLSASFQTYEEGLEHQADMPPAPDPETLPTAEQMLPQYADVFTDPGVMDRLLEARAAVDLRYVGAPPFANVGTPQEPRSQVWFRTNGKLADDPLLHVCMATYVSDMTLLDSVLLAHGRGGWAVGDVVGASLDHAMWFHRPFRADEWLLYDQESPSASGGRGLGQARIYTQDGRLAITVIQEGVVRVPRD, from the coding sequence ATGAGCTCAGCACTTGAATCCCTGCTCGACCTGCTCGACCTGGAGCAGATCGAGCGGGACATCTTCCGGGGCACGAGCCGTTCGGCGGTCGTGCCCCGGGTCTTCGGCGGCCAGGTCGCGGCCCAGGCACTCGTCGCCGCGGGCCGCACCGTCCCCGCAGACCGCACGGCCCACTCCTTGCACTCCTACTTCCTGCGAATGGGCGACCCGGGCGCTCCGATCGTCTACAGCGTCGACCGGATCCGCGACGGCCGCTCCTTCACCACCCGCCGCGTGGTGGCCGTCCAGCACGGGCAGCCGATCTTCCATCTCTCGGCGTCCTTCCAGACGTACGAGGAGGGCCTGGAGCACCAGGCGGACATGCCGCCCGCTCCCGACCCGGAGACGCTGCCCACGGCGGAACAGATGCTCCCGCAGTACGCGGACGTGTTCACCGACCCGGGTGTCATGGACCGGCTGCTGGAGGCGCGGGCCGCGGTCGACCTGCGCTATGTCGGCGCCCCGCCGTTCGCCAACGTCGGCACACCGCAGGAGCCCCGCTCCCAGGTGTGGTTCCGCACCAACGGCAAGCTCGCGGACGACCCGCTGCTGCACGTCTGCATGGCCACGTACGTCTCCGACATGACGCTGCTCGACTCGGTGCTGCTCGCGCACGGGCGCGGCGGCTGGGCGGTCGGCGACGTGGTCGGCGCGAGCCTGGACCACGCGATGTGGTTCCACCGGCCGTTCCGGGCCGACGAATGGCTGCTGTACGACCAGGAGTCGCCGTCCGCGTCCGGCGGGCGCGGTCTCGGCCAGGCCCGCATCTACACGCAGGACGGCCGGCTGGCGATCACCGTCATCCAGGAGGGCGTGGTCCGGGTCCCGCGGGACTGA
- a CDS encoding sodium:solute symporter: MAVDYAVIVVYLAGMLAMGWWGMRRAKSKSEFLVAGRRLGPWMYSGTMAAIVLGGASTIGGVGLGYQYGLSGAWMVFTIGLGLLALSIFFSARIARLKVYTVSEMLDLRYGGRAGLISGVVMWAYTLMLAVTSTIAYATIFDVLFDMNRTVAIILGGAIVVAYSTLGGMWSITLTDMVQFVVKTIGVLLLLLPIAVIKAGGFSEMKAKLPTEYFDPLGIGGETIFTYVLIYTFGMLIGQDIWQRVFTARTDRTARWGGTVAGTYCLVYALAGAVIGTAAKVMYPKLPSADSAFATIVKDELPVGVRGLVLAAALAAVMSTSSGALIACATVANNDIWSKLRGVVSRGRGDEHDEVKGNRVFILIMGVAVIVIAIALNNVVEALTVAYNLLVGGLLVPILGGLLWRRGTAAGALSAVAVGGVAVIGLMATYGILANEPVYYGLLASLAVYVIVSLATKPTDAAVLIAWRERLAGKGADSDEAAPESVTV, translated from the coding sequence ATGGCTGTCGACTACGCGGTGATCGTCGTCTATCTGGCGGGCATGCTCGCCATGGGCTGGTGGGGCATGCGCCGCGCCAAGTCCAAGAGCGAATTCCTGGTGGCGGGCCGCCGCCTCGGCCCCTGGATGTACTCCGGGACCATGGCCGCGATCGTCCTCGGCGGCGCCTCCACCATCGGTGGCGTCGGCCTCGGTTACCAGTACGGGCTCTCCGGCGCCTGGATGGTCTTCACCATCGGCCTCGGGTTGCTCGCCCTGTCCATCTTCTTCTCGGCGCGCATCGCCCGGCTGAAGGTCTACACCGTCTCCGAGATGCTCGACCTTCGCTACGGCGGCCGGGCCGGCCTCATCTCCGGCGTCGTGATGTGGGCGTACACGCTGATGCTCGCGGTCACCTCGACCATCGCGTACGCCACCATCTTCGACGTCCTCTTCGACATGAACCGGACCGTCGCGATCATCCTCGGCGGCGCCATCGTCGTCGCGTACTCGACGCTCGGCGGCATGTGGTCGATCACGCTCACGGACATGGTGCAGTTCGTCGTCAAGACGATCGGTGTGCTGCTCCTGCTCCTGCCGATCGCGGTCATCAAGGCCGGCGGCTTCAGCGAGATGAAGGCGAAGCTGCCCACCGAGTACTTCGACCCGCTGGGCATCGGCGGCGAGACGATCTTCACCTACGTGCTGATCTACACCTTCGGCATGCTGATCGGTCAGGACATCTGGCAGCGTGTGTTCACCGCACGCACCGACCGGACCGCGCGCTGGGGCGGCACCGTCGCCGGCACCTACTGCCTGGTCTACGCGCTCGCCGGAGCCGTCATCGGCACCGCGGCCAAGGTCATGTACCCGAAGCTGCCCAGCGCGGACTCCGCCTTCGCGACCATCGTCAAGGACGAACTGCCGGTGGGCGTGCGAGGGCTGGTGCTGGCCGCCGCACTCGCCGCGGTGATGTCGACGTCGTCCGGCGCGCTGATCGCCTGCGCCACCGTCGCCAACAACGACATCTGGTCGAAGCTGCGGGGCGTGGTCTCGCGCGGCCGGGGCGACGAGCACGACGAGGTGAAGGGCAACCGGGTCTTCATCCTCATCATGGGTGTGGCCGTCATCGTCATCGCCATCGCGCTCAATAATGTGGTGGAGGCGCTGACCGTCGCGTACAACCTGCTCGTCGGTGGTCTGCTGGTGCCGATCCTCGGCGGTCTGCTGTGGCGCCGGGGCACGGCGGCCGGTGCGCTGTCCGCGGTGGCGGTGGGCGGCGTCGCGGTGATCGGCCTGATGGCGACGTACGGCATCCTCGCCAACGAGCCGGTCTACTACGGGCTGCTGGCCTCGCTCGCGGTGTACGTGATCGTCTCCCTGGCGACGAAGCCGACCGACGCCGCGGTGCTGATCGCCTGGCGCGAGCGGCTGGCGGGGAAGGGTGCCGACTCGGACGAGGCGGCCCCGGAATCCGTGACCGTCTGA
- a CDS encoding PucR family transcriptional regulator yields MSDTPTGPSAPTGSTVPAAPSGSAAPSGSAPPTPPIPLAELLAREDLGLRLIAGPAHVDLLWVHTSEMADPYPYLLGGELLLSAGVLLKEPDTYVARLVEAGAAALGFGVTPVHDAVPQALIEACDRHGLPLVEVPPATPFTAIARAVWRLMAEARHRELRRVTRAQQALATAAARPDPVPAVLHQLAAQLAGRAMLLSAAGEELHAAGRRPAPEVRAALTRLARVVSPTAAPASPAPTSATDTLGATHLFAYALGGGQGLVLALATGRREAGDHTVTGIAVVLLSLLAAPHQGADAAGRSAALVRLLLGADPVAVAPLLGGTELWTVVHARRSGGGPVDPLTAGALGAALGSALVDAGRGGDAVKVLVPGGDRVTPQPGWTLGTSAPAPITALGLADGQAARALGRAVATRTPLAHHHTDTGRGLAALVPHAEAEAHARALLAPLTPTLAETLRCWLSLHGSWDRTATALQVHRNTVRQRIARCATLLDADLDDMDVRTELWFALRQQ; encoded by the coding sequence ATGTCGGACACTCCCACCGGGCCCTCCGCCCCCACCGGATCCACCGTCCCCGCCGCTCCTTCCGGGTCCGCCGCCCCCTCCGGGTCGGCTCCGCCCACCCCGCCGATCCCGCTCGCCGAGCTGCTCGCCCGCGAGGACCTCGGGCTGCGCCTGATCGCGGGCCCGGCCCACGTCGACCTGCTGTGGGTGCACACCTCGGAGATGGCCGACCCGTACCCGTATCTGCTCGGCGGTGAGCTGCTGCTGAGCGCCGGAGTGCTGCTCAAGGAGCCGGACACCTATGTCGCCCGGCTGGTGGAGGCGGGGGCGGCGGCGCTCGGCTTCGGGGTCACCCCGGTGCACGACGCGGTGCCGCAGGCGCTGATCGAGGCGTGCGACCGGCACGGGCTGCCGCTGGTGGAGGTGCCGCCCGCGACGCCGTTCACGGCGATCGCGCGGGCGGTGTGGCGGCTGATGGCGGAGGCCCGGCACCGGGAGCTGCGCCGGGTGACGCGCGCCCAGCAGGCGCTGGCGACGGCGGCGGCCCGACCGGACCCGGTGCCCGCGGTGCTGCACCAGCTGGCCGCGCAGCTCGCCGGCCGGGCGATGCTGCTCTCCGCGGCCGGCGAGGAGCTACACGCGGCGGGCCGCCGCCCGGCCCCCGAGGTACGGGCGGCGCTGACCCGGCTGGCCCGCGTGGTCTCCCCCACCGCCGCCCCCGCCTCCCCGGCCCCGACGTCCGCGACCGACACCCTCGGCGCCACGCATCTCTTCGCGTACGCGCTCGGCGGCGGGCAGGGGCTCGTCCTGGCGCTGGCGACGGGGCGGCGCGAAGCGGGCGACCACACGGTCACCGGCATCGCGGTCGTCCTCCTCTCCCTGCTGGCCGCTCCGCACCAGGGCGCCGACGCAGCGGGCCGGTCGGCGGCGCTCGTGCGACTGCTGCTCGGGGCGGACCCGGTGGCCGTCGCCCCGCTGCTCGGCGGCACCGAACTCTGGACCGTGGTCCACGCACGTCGCAGCGGTGGCGGCCCGGTGGACCCGCTCACCGCCGGGGCGCTGGGCGCCGCCCTCGGGTCGGCCCTGGTCGACGCGGGCCGGGGCGGCGACGCCGTCAAGGTCCTGGTCCCGGGCGGCGACCGGGTCACCCCGCAGCCCGGCTGGACACTCGGCACCTCCGCCCCGGCCCCCATCACCGCACTGGGCCTCGCCGACGGTCAGGCGGCCCGCGCGCTGGGCCGCGCCGTGGCCACCCGCACCCCGCTGGCCCACCACCACACCGACACCGGCCGGGGTCTCGCCGCCCTCGTCCCGCACGCCGAGGCGGAGGCGCACGCCCGCGCGCTGCTCGCTCCGCTCACCCCCACGCTCGCGGAGACGCTCCGCTGCTGGCTGAGTCTCCACGGCAGCTGGGACCGCACGGCCACGGCCCTCCAGGTCCACCGCAACACGGTCCGCCAGCGCATCGCCCGCTGCGCGACGCTGCTGGACGCGGACCTGGACGACATGGACGTACGGACGGAGCTCTGGTTCGCACTGCGACAGCAGTGA